ACCAGCAATAGAAATCAGAATAACTAGCAGCCGTTTAAGCACCTCCAATTTGTACTTGAGGTGTTATTCTTTGATTTTGGTTATGCGACTGAACAGGCATTGTGAAAATAAACAAGAAGCTAGCTGCGATGAGCAGCAGAATCATTTTTTTCAACATTGTCTAACCACACCTTTTCTAATAGTTTAAAATACTCTTCCCTTGTTTCAGGAAGCGCATGTGCTTGAAAATGTGCAAAAAGCCCCGTACAGTTTATAAAATAAGTCTCATTATTTAATATATGGGCTTTTACCAATGCATATATTAAGTGTTTAAAGCCATCGTTGTACATTCCCCGCTTCAAATAGTAATAAGCCAGTTCGTAACCAAACCATGCAAAATAATCCGGCATCACTTGTTGGGTGTACATATCAGTAGATTGTGATAGCAGAGCAAAAGAGTTAATCTCCACTTCAAAACGTGAAAGGACATCATTGATATCTATTGTATATCGGTTAGCAGCTATCATAACGTTCAGCAACTTGGATAACTTTTCATTCTCGGTAGTGATTGATGTGGATGCAATATATTCAACATAATGAGGAAGCACATTCGTATCTCCAGATAGGAGTCTATTTACAAAAATATTACCTTCTGCCCAATGCTTGAACAAATTGACCCAGTGTTGGGTTTCCTGGTCTGACTCGATCACCCAACCTAAATCTGCGTAGGCATTTGTAAATTGTAATGCTTGCTGATAATCGCCCTGGGCTTCACAGACACTCGCACACAGTAAATCAGCATAGCTAATATATACAAACATCGGGCGACTCAGCCTCTTTTCAGCCTCCTCCCACTCTCTCTTTTTCTGTTGATGTTTCAAAGAATATTGGATCTCCGCTTTGGCTCTCATTTTTCGAGCAGTTGCATCGAGCTTGTCCCATTCACGCAGAGAACGATACACATTCGCCAAATCTTTTAACGCATCGAGTTGATCTATTTCATTCAGACGTTCGACAAAGGGTTCAAATCGTGTAGCCGCCTTGAGATTTCGGATCTGATTGTTACCCACCTGAATGGTAAACAGACGATACTGACAGACAGCCAAACGTTCAGAATGCTGGTACTTCTCGCCTTCCGCAATCCCTTCGTAGAGCAACAATGCGGCATTGTGCTGACCTTGTGCGAATAATTTTTCTGCTGCATCAAATAACTTTGGGGAATATAGAAGGTTGTCCATAATATGTCCCACTACAAGCTGGATAGCATCCAACTTGTCCAGTTCCGCACAGCGAAACAACAACGGCTCAATTCGCCTCCAATCCGGGGAACGCTCAATGATGTAGTTATCTATGTATAGTTCGTAAAAAAAACCTTCTGGTAGTCCCATAGCCCAAGTGATTCGATCTAGCTGATGTATAGCAACAGGACGATGCTTGGCAATCCAATTATTAAGTGTTCTTTGATGAACACCTGAATGTTCGGCAAATTGTGCCAGCGTCAAATTGTTTTCCCCTAAATAATCCTCTAACTTCGCCAAAATCGTAGGTGTATGTCCCAAGTCATAACCACCCTTCATACAAAAAATCCAAATTTTATACTTTCACCTCAAATTATTCATCAAGTTTTAACATGTGTCAACATTTTTCTTCCATTATTCCTACTATATAAACTTGAATATGGTAATTAATAACCACTAACAAGAAATCTCTTTGGGAATCAGGTGGTCGCTCGCTCTACTAATTTGAATTCCAGATGATGTATCGTTTCATCCAGCCCTTCGAGGGCATTTCGAATCATAATGAACGCATTCTCAGCTTGCTTGTCTATCGGGTAATGAATCGTAGTTAAATCAAGCAAATGCGAGATTTCGGTGTTATCAAAGCCTACTACTGCAAAATCACTCGGGACAGAAACACCTAGCCTACGCGCTTCAGTCAAAAGACCTGCTGCCAAATAATCGGTAGAACAGGCAAAAGCGTCCGGCCTGTCTGTTGGTGCTCGTTCTGCCCACCAATGAGCTATTTGTTCACCAGCTTCTATTGAATTTAAATCATAAAAATGCGGGAAGGCCCCAGCGTCCAAATCATATTTTTCGCAAAAGTCATGATAAGCTCGAATGCGTTCTTTTGTATTCAACCCCCGCATGCTGCCGTACACATTCACAATTTTCCGATATCCTCGGGTGTACAAATGTTCCAATGCCAGCGTATAGCCCTGATACTGATCCATAAATACAGACGGGACTGCCTCAATGTTTACACGCTGCCAGGTCACAATCGAACCATATTTTGTATAATGCTCAATCACACTCCACTCATTGACGCGAATCATGCAGACCAAGGCGTCCAGTTGCTTTCTCCGCAACATTTCCAACGCTTCAAGTTCTCGGCCTTTCTC
The Paenibacillus peoriae DNA segment above includes these coding regions:
- a CDS encoding LacI family DNA-binding transcriptional regulator, giving the protein MANIHEIAKLAGVSSATVSRVINNHPYVSEPTRQRVQEVIDRLDYVPNLNAVSLKKGMTKLIGIISLSFNDSLGLFVRGFTMYAQEHGFNIALFITNGEKGRELEALEMLRRKQLDALVCMIRVNEWSVIEHYTKYGSIVTWQRVNIEAVPSVFMDQYQGYTLALEHLYTRGYRKIVNVYGSMRGLNTKERIRAYHDFCEKYDLDAGAFPHFYDLNSIEAGEQIAHWWAERAPTDRPDAFACSTDYLAAGLLTEARRLGVSVPSDFAVVGFDNTEISHLLDLTTIHYPIDKQAENAFIMIRNALEGLDETIHHLEFKLVERATT
- a CDS encoding helix-turn-helix domain-containing protein, producing the protein MGHTPTILAKLEDYLGENNLTLAQFAEHSGVHQRTLNNWIAKHRPVAIHQLDRITWAMGLPEGFFYELYIDNYIIERSPDWRRIEPLLFRCAELDKLDAIQLVVGHIMDNLLYSPKLFDAAEKLFAQGQHNAALLLYEGIAEGEKYQHSERLAVCQYRLFTIQVGNNQIRNLKAATRFEPFVERLNEIDQLDALKDLANVYRSLREWDKLDATARKMRAKAEIQYSLKHQQKKREWEEAEKRLSRPMFVYISYADLLCASVCEAQGDYQQALQFTNAYADLGWVIESDQETQHWVNLFKHWAEGNIFVNRLLSGDTNVLPHYVEYIASTSITTENEKLSKLLNVMIAANRYTIDINDVLSRFEVEINSFALLSQSTDMYTQQVMPDYFAWFGYELAYYYLKRGMYNDGFKHLIYALVKAHILNNETYFINCTGLFAHFQAHALPETREEYFKLLEKVWLDNVEKNDSAAHRS